A stretch of Paenibacillus sp. URB8-2 DNA encodes these proteins:
- a CDS encoding Acg family FMN-binding oxidoreductase has translation MNRKVVKKTILIILSAIASVMVAALAALLLASGIFTTPKYLEPWDKEYAGKLEDPRLQLAAHGLLAASGHNAQPWKIRLDQNNKLAFLLYADSERLTLQVDPLARQTMVSQGTFLENVRIAAEKLGYEATITLFPEGEYDESRLVESMKAKPVARVVLIKTQPENSSFYEYMFLPDTNRGPYQPETLTADQLKLLSAINDDDADIKLSFYQDQDNLDKLGRYAIAGAEIESRIHRINEEAAAIFRANERQKNKYRSGFSVEGQGTTGFMKHILQGLVTLVPSFNNEKNSADQFVKSTQTAVKHTPAYSMIVTKDNSRLSQVKSGMLYGRLVLALHSLGFAAQPPSQVLEEYEEMNEQYRNIHGEYAREGGTIQMFIRLGKPEQKVPLTMRRDVQDLLLER, from the coding sequence ATGAACAGGAAGGTAGTGAAAAAAACAATTCTGATCATTCTTTCAGCTATCGCCAGCGTAATGGTGGCGGCACTTGCCGCTTTGCTTTTAGCAAGCGGTATTTTTACAACCCCGAAGTATCTGGAGCCATGGGATAAGGAGTATGCCGGGAAGCTGGAGGACCCGCGTCTCCAATTGGCTGCTCACGGTCTGCTGGCTGCAAGCGGCCATAATGCTCAACCGTGGAAGATCCGGCTTGATCAGAACAACAAACTAGCATTTCTGCTGTATGCCGATAGTGAGCGGTTGACCCTGCAGGTGGACCCCCTTGCCCGCCAGACAATGGTTTCCCAGGGGACATTTCTGGAAAATGTGCGTATCGCCGCGGAAAAGCTGGGCTACGAAGCGACCATCACCCTGTTTCCGGAGGGAGAATATGATGAAAGCCGGCTGGTTGAAAGTATGAAAGCAAAGCCGGTGGCGCGGGTCGTTTTGATCAAAACGCAGCCAGAGAATTCGTCCTTCTATGAGTATATGTTTCTTCCAGATACCAACAGGGGGCCTTATCAACCCGAGACCTTGACTGCAGATCAGCTCAAACTGCTGTCAGCTATTAACGATGATGATGCGGACATAAAGCTATCTTTTTACCAGGATCAGGATAATCTGGACAAGCTAGGACGCTATGCGATAGCCGGCGCCGAGATTGAATCCCGCATACACCGTATCAATGAAGAAGCGGCGGCAATCTTCCGCGCAAATGAACGCCAAAAGAATAAATACCGCTCCGGATTTTCCGTCGAGGGACAAGGCACCACCGGATTCATGAAGCATATTCTCCAAGGGCTTGTTACCCTTGTCCCTTCCTTCAACAACGAAAAAAACTCGGCAGACCAGTTTGTGAAATCCACCCAGACAGCTGTGAAACATACACCCGCCTATTCTATGATTGTGACCAAGGACAACAGCAGGCTTTCACAGGTCAAAAGCGGCATGCTGTACGGAAGGCTGGTGCTGGCGCTTCACTCCCTGGGCTTTGCCGCCCAGCCACCCAGCCAGGTCCTGGAGGAGTATGAAGAGATGAATGAACAGTACCGGAACATCCACGGGGAATACGCCCGAGAGGGCGGAACTATTCAAATGTTTATCCGGCTGGGCAAGCCTGAACAGAAGGTTCCGCTGACCATGCGGCGGGACGTACAAGATTTACTCCTGGAAAGGTAG
- a CDS encoding 4Fe-4S binding protein, protein MTNPVKRTQTINATPPDKKVNFLDNPFIRTFIKSRWYPGIFQWTAMVVFSIIVYELVAGTVNPSRNFGTSMTWVLWWPAIPILFLVLGRFWCAVCPFGKISDIVRKLVGSERPMPKFLKKYGIWLIDIFFIMITWSDHIWGIVESPRGSGYLLLLLTTMVIATSVFYERRTFCKTLCFLGGLAGNYSRSGMVELRGTPEICKTCKSQSCFKGDEKVEGCPMFEFVRTMDNSADCNLCGNCVKTCPNNSIRISPRKPTAELWGIKKPKTEHAFLAAVIMGIVFVQNITMLEIWQQILDVISKVTQTTNYNVNFTVAFIISMVLPIGLLWVTAKLTARKETAEKVKENFVRFGYAIIPLDLAGHLAHNLFHALTEGKAIWFNTFNLFGYKITGDLSLTSAGTVQIMQYIVVVLGLVGSAYSVYRIGGRASWKKLLPYYALMIVLGAANIYLFSLPMMHRV, encoded by the coding sequence ATGACAAACCCAGTTAAAAGAACACAAACCATAAATGCAACCCCGCCTGATAAGAAAGTCAACTTCTTAGATAACCCGTTCATTCGCACCTTTATTAAGAGCCGCTGGTACCCGGGTATCTTTCAATGGACGGCAATGGTGGTTTTCTCCATTATCGTGTATGAGCTTGTTGCAGGAACCGTAAACCCAAGTCGAAATTTTGGTACCTCCATGACCTGGGTCTTGTGGTGGCCAGCCATTCCAATCCTCTTTCTAGTCTTAGGGCGGTTTTGGTGTGCGGTTTGTCCGTTTGGAAAAATTAGTGATATCGTAAGAAAATTAGTAGGTTCAGAACGACCTATGCCCAAATTTCTGAAAAAGTATGGCATCTGGCTCATTGATATTTTCTTCATTATGATCACGTGGTCAGACCATATTTGGGGAATCGTTGAATCTCCGCGGGGCTCCGGATATCTGCTGCTCTTGTTAACGACAATGGTTATCGCAACATCGGTCTTTTATGAAAGACGGACATTTTGTAAGACATTGTGCTTCCTTGGAGGCTTGGCCGGCAACTACTCGCGTTCAGGTATGGTGGAGTTGCGCGGCACCCCTGAAATCTGTAAAACCTGCAAAAGCCAATCTTGCTTTAAAGGGGACGAGAAGGTAGAAGGCTGCCCGATGTTCGAGTTTGTCCGTACCATGGATAACAGCGCGGATTGCAACCTTTGCGGCAATTGCGTGAAGACATGCCCGAACAACTCAATCCGTATCTCGCCTCGCAAACCGACAGCTGAGCTTTGGGGTATCAAGAAGCCGAAGACAGAGCACGCGTTCCTGGCAGCCGTAATCATGGGGATTGTATTCGTTCAAAACATCACCATGCTGGAAATTTGGCAGCAAATTCTGGACGTTATCAGCAAAGTAACTCAAACAACGAACTACAATGTGAATTTCACCGTTGCATTTATCATCTCCATGGTTCTACCGATTGGGTTGCTGTGGGTCACTGCAAAATTAACAGCGCGCAAGGAAACCGCGGAGAAGGTAAAAGAAAATTTCGTTCGTTTCGGCTACGCCATTATCCCGCTTGATTTGGCTGGACACTTGGCGCATAACTTGTTCCATGCTTTAACAGAAGGTAAGGCCATTTGGTTCAACACCTTTAATTTGTTCGGCTATAAGATAACTGGAGACCTCAGTCTGACCTCCGCAGGAACGGTTCAGATTATGCAATACATCGTCGTTGTCCTCGGTCTTGTCGGTTCTGCTTATTCGGTCTATCGAATCGGCGGTCGTGCTTCATGGAAGAAGCTGCTGCCCTATTATGCACTCATGATTGTATTGGGAGCAGCCAATATTTATCTGTTCTCCCTTCCGATGATGCATCGGGTGTAA
- a CDS encoding Fe(3+) ABC transporter substrate-binding protein — MMKRKIFAPLLTGVMAVGLFAGCGAAQTKEAGSTNAGDSKPTAQAAEQVVNIYSARTYDVDTLLYKKFTEETGIKVNVIDGKAEELIERLKREGESTQADLFLTVDGGVLNTAKQAGLLQPVTSETIDQNVPKELRDPENQWIGLSTRARVIVYSKDRVKPEQLSTYEDLTSPAWKGKVLVRPSASLYNQSLLSSFIELNGEEKAEEWSKGLVANLARTPEGNDRDQAKAIVAGVGDVALMNTYYVGLLINSDDPEEVKVGKSIGVFFPNQETTGTHVNISGAGVTKYSKNKENAVKLIEFLTGTEAQTMVTNENFEFPVNAKAELPELLKSWGAFKTQHIDFNKLGVHNAKAIEIMNKTGWK; from the coding sequence ATGATGAAACGTAAAATCTTTGCTCCATTGCTTACGGGAGTGATGGCAGTCGGTTTGTTTGCAGGATGCGGTGCAGCTCAGACTAAAGAAGCGGGGTCAACCAATGCCGGAGATAGCAAGCCGACGGCGCAGGCAGCCGAGCAAGTCGTCAACATTTATTCCGCCCGCACCTATGATGTAGACACGCTCCTATATAAGAAGTTCACTGAAGAAACCGGAATTAAGGTCAACGTTATTGACGGAAAAGCGGAGGAATTGATCGAGCGTCTGAAGCGTGAAGGCGAAAGCACACAGGCCGACTTGTTCCTTACGGTTGACGGCGGTGTATTGAACACTGCTAAACAGGCCGGACTGCTTCAGCCGGTCACTTCGGAAACGATCGACCAAAATGTTCCCAAGGAACTGCGCGACCCTGAAAATCAATGGATCGGACTCTCCACACGCGCCCGCGTGATCGTCTATTCCAAGGATCGTGTAAAGCCGGAGCAGCTCTCCACCTATGAGGACCTGACCAGCCCGGCCTGGAAAGGAAAAGTGCTTGTCCGTCCTTCCGCGAGTTTGTATAACCAGTCCCTTCTGTCCTCGTTCATTGAATTGAACGGTGAAGAAAAAGCGGAGGAATGGTCCAAAGGGCTTGTCGCCAACCTGGCACGTACTCCGGAAGGAAATGACCGTGACCAGGCCAAGGCGATTGTCGCCGGTGTAGGCGATGTGGCGCTGATGAATACGTACTACGTGGGCCTGCTGATTAATTCGGACGATCCGGAAGAAGTGAAGGTCGGAAAAAGCATCGGCGTGTTCTTCCCGAACCAGGAAACGACAGGCACTCATGTGAATATCAGCGGCGCGGGCGTAACCAAGTACAGCAAGAACAAGGAAAACGCCGTCAAGCTGATTGAATTCCTGACCGGTACCGAAGCCCAGACGATGGTTACCAATGAAAACTTCGAGTTCCCTGTTAATGCTAAAGCCGAGCTGCCCGAGCTGCTCAAATCCTGGGGGGCGTTCAAAACGCAGCACATCGATTTCAACAAATTGGGCGTTCATAATGCCAAAGCGATTGAGATCATGAACAAGACTGGCTGGAAATAA
- a CDS encoding ABC transporter permease, with translation MLPILFVLLSIFNPPNDNWVQIRQYLVKDYIAQTVQLTLTVAVLTALLGVTLAWLTAVFDFPGKRFFRWALILPLAIPPYIAAFTYSTMFSYTGVVQTTLRNRFGIVPNQELITVSSMRGAVLVFTLFLFPYVYLITKSFLERQSASYIENARLLGRNGLSIFLRIALPLSRPAIAGSISLVIFEVLSDYGVTSYFGIQTVSTAIFQTWFGMYDADSAMRLAAWLMIIVIGLFLVEMLLRKRRAYSSTTSKSRPLVPRRLTGIRGWAASLFCMVVWCAAFLFPLLQLIVWAGWTFDSMWNAGLFQLIYQTLFVAVVSTLIIMIFSLIAATANRTRSTSSFVLSKAITAGYSMPGAIIAIGVLVVFLKLDKVWTAFHHQLTLGGIPLVLSLTLAMLIAGYVIRFMATGYNSVEVGFEKMGRKYTEASRMLGHGITATFFKVDLPLIKGAVMSGCLLTFVEICKELPLALILRPFNFETLATKAYRYASDEQIFEAAIPSLLIIGISLISVYVMHYLDRKWEK, from the coding sequence TTGCTGCCCATTCTTTTTGTACTGCTCTCGATCTTTAATCCGCCGAATGACAATTGGGTTCAAATCAGGCAGTACCTCGTAAAGGATTACATCGCCCAGACGGTTCAGCTGACGCTGACGGTTGCCGTGCTGACAGCATTGCTCGGGGTAACGCTGGCCTGGCTTACGGCGGTCTTTGATTTTCCGGGAAAACGGTTCTTCAGATGGGCACTGATTCTTCCTTTAGCCATTCCTCCATACATCGCCGCTTTTACTTACAGCACCATGTTCAGCTACACCGGCGTTGTCCAGACCACGCTGCGGAACCGGTTCGGAATAGTTCCCAATCAGGAGCTGATTACCGTCTCCTCCATGCGGGGCGCGGTCCTTGTATTTACTTTGTTTTTGTTTCCTTATGTATACCTGATTACCAAATCGTTTCTGGAAAGACAGAGCGCTTCTTATATCGAGAACGCCCGGCTGCTGGGAAGGAATGGCTTGTCTATATTCCTGCGGATCGCACTTCCTTTATCCCGGCCGGCGATCGCAGGCAGTATCAGCCTTGTTATCTTTGAGGTGCTGAGCGATTATGGGGTCACAAGCTATTTTGGCATACAGACCGTCTCGACGGCGATCTTCCAGACCTGGTTCGGGATGTATGACGCCGATTCGGCGATGCGCCTTGCCGCCTGGCTCATGATCATTGTCATCGGCTTGTTCCTGGTCGAAATGCTGCTGCGCAAACGGCGGGCATACAGCTCAACGACGAGTAAGTCGAGGCCGCTTGTGCCTAGGCGCTTAACGGGAATTCGCGGGTGGGCAGCCTCCCTGTTCTGTATGGTCGTTTGGTGCGCAGCCTTTTTGTTTCCGCTTCTGCAATTAATCGTATGGGCGGGCTGGACGTTTGACAGCATGTGGAACGCGGGATTGTTCCAGCTAATCTATCAAACCTTGTTCGTGGCTGTCGTCTCCACTTTGATCATCATGATTTTTTCACTGATTGCCGCCACTGCCAACCGGACGCGTTCCACCTCTTCATTTGTGCTCTCCAAGGCGATAACCGCCGGATATTCGATGCCCGGGGCCATTATCGCCATCGGTGTGCTGGTTGTTTTTTTGAAGCTGGATAAAGTCTGGACGGCCTTCCATCATCAGCTCACGCTCGGGGGAATTCCTCTTGTGCTCAGCCTGACTCTCGCGATGCTGATCGCGGGGTACGTGATCCGATTTATGGCTACAGGCTACAATTCCGTGGAAGTCGGGTTTGAGAAAATGGGCCGGAAATATACGGAAGCTTCGCGAATGCTAGGGCACGGAATAACCGCAACCTTTTTTAAGGTGGATCTGCCTTTAATTAAGGGAGCGGTGATGAGCGGATGCCTCCTGACCTTTGTGGAAATCTGCAAGGAGCTGCCGCTGGCTCTAATCCTTAGACCCTTCAATTTCGAGACTTTGGCCACAAAAGCTTACCGGTATGCCAGCGATGAACAGATTTTCGAGGCGGCCATTCCCTCTTTGCTTATCATTGGCATCAGCTTGATCTCGGTTTATGTTATGCATTATTTAGACAGGAAGTGGGAGAAATGA
- a CDS encoding ABC transporter ATP-binding protein has protein sequence MSIVDIRNLSFCYGRGKPPVIDQFSCSIAKGDIVGIVGASGNGKSTLLRLIAGLEIPAGGEIRINGAPVVNEGCYIQPERRGVGMVFQDYALFPHMTVRKNIEFALHRLPRKERAKRLEEVLDLVQLGEFKERYPHELSGGQQQRVALARALAQKPEVLLMDEPFSNLDAGLKDAIRSELRTILKKAQMTCLFVTHDRQDVEAISDRSIHLGPESELNERKFATP, from the coding sequence ATGAGTATCGTAGACATCCGTAATCTATCATTCTGTTATGGACGGGGAAAGCCCCCGGTGATTGACCAATTTTCCTGTTCTATTGCCAAGGGGGATATTGTGGGTATTGTTGGCGCAAGTGGCAATGGAAAAAGCACATTGCTGCGGCTAATTGCGGGTCTAGAGATTCCTGCGGGAGGCGAAATCCGGATTAACGGAGCTCCGGTTGTGAATGAGGGCTGCTACATCCAGCCCGAGCGGCGGGGTGTCGGCATGGTATTTCAGGATTATGCTCTGTTTCCACATATGACTGTCCGCAAAAATATCGAGTTCGCCCTTCACCGTCTGCCTCGAAAAGAGCGGGCCAAACGGCTGGAGGAAGTGCTTGATCTTGTTCAGCTTGGCGAATTTAAGGAACGCTACCCGCATGAGCTGAGCGGCGGACAGCAGCAGAGGGTGGCGCTGGCTCGGGCGCTAGCGCAGAAGCCGGAAGTTCTCCTTATGGACGAACCTTTCAGCAACCTGGATGCGGGGCTAAAAGACGCAATCCGTTCGGAGCTGCGGACCATTTTAAAGAAAGCGCAGATGACCTGCTTGTTCGTAACCCACGACCGGCAGGATGTGGAGGCCATCAGCGACCGTTCAATTCATCTCGGTCCAGAGTCCGAATTAAACGAACGGAAATTCGCTACTCCATAA
- a CDS encoding sensor histidine kinase: protein MKNNRIGLKLGLIIITLFLIVIVFLGFSIDRMFTNYYYARTQTETEELTSHFALMADSTDATSDQTMKTFAEFSNVSIFNIRKDGEVILHSGVHDSSDRSFIRAPDLNKIFSGKKVNLLYEDPTGHRYFVSGQPIHEGGVVASALYVMSSTEQMEQSLSGVRNLLILSGMGAFLLALGITWIIAQFLSRPLLQMQKATRKIAAGELETRLEFKSRDEMGALAEAINDLAVDLQRYRDTRQEFFANISHELRTPITYLEGYSRVVKEELYETEAEKNQYLDIIYDESVRLQHLVDDLFDLAKMEEGKITLVLEWIDLSELTEHAVRKVELKAREKNLCLTMQQSGTTSLIRADGKRMEQIVLNLLENAIRYTERGGIKVYLLYETASVTLIIEDTGIGIPADELPYIFERFYRVEKSRSRQFGGTGLGLSIVKKLVELQEGKIQVTSKMGEGTRFKIRFVLQSEFGEGST, encoded by the coding sequence ATGAAAAATAACCGGATCGGATTAAAACTTGGCCTGATAATCATCACGCTATTCCTGATCGTGATCGTATTTCTAGGATTTTCAATTGACCGTATGTTTACTAACTATTATTATGCCCGCACGCAGACCGAAACGGAGGAACTCACTTCCCATTTCGCGTTAATGGCGGACTCCACCGATGCAACATCTGATCAAACCATGAAGACGTTTGCCGAGTTTTCAAATGTCAGTATTTTTAATATTCGCAAGGATGGTGAGGTTATCCTTCATTCAGGAGTCCACGATTCATCCGATAGATCGTTTATCAGGGCCCCTGACCTAAATAAGATTTTTTCCGGGAAAAAAGTGAACTTACTGTACGAGGATCCTACTGGACACCGTTATTTTGTATCGGGGCAACCCATACATGAAGGAGGAGTTGTTGCTTCTGCTCTTTATGTTATGTCGTCTACGGAACAGATGGAGCAATCATTGTCAGGTGTTCGGAATTTACTCATCCTCTCCGGAATGGGGGCATTTTTACTCGCCCTCGGGATCACATGGATCATCGCTCAATTTTTGTCCCGTCCGCTTCTGCAGATGCAAAAGGCGACCCGTAAAATTGCCGCCGGTGAGCTGGAAACCAGACTGGAGTTTAAAAGCCGGGATGAAATGGGCGCCTTAGCTGAAGCAATCAATGATTTAGCGGTTGATCTCCAGCGTTACCGGGATACACGACAGGAATTTTTCGCCAATATATCTCATGAGCTGCGTACGCCTATTACTTATCTGGAGGGTTATTCCCGGGTGGTGAAGGAGGAGTTATATGAGACCGAAGCGGAGAAAAATCAATACCTTGATATTATCTATGATGAATCGGTTCGGCTTCAGCATCTGGTCGATGATTTGTTTGACTTGGCAAAGATGGAAGAAGGGAAAATCACACTTGTTCTTGAATGGATTGACCTATCAGAGCTCACTGAACACGCGGTCAGGAAGGTTGAACTGAAGGCCAGAGAAAAAAACTTATGTCTAACTATGCAGCAATCTGGAACGACCTCACTCATTCGGGCAGATGGAAAACGGATGGAACAGATTGTACTAAACTTGCTCGAAAATGCCATTCGTTATACAGAGCGGGGAGGCATTAAGGTATATTTGTTATATGAAACTGCTTCTGTAACATTGATTATAGAGGATACTGGAATAGGTATTCCCGCTGATGAACTCCCCTATATTTTTGAGCGATTTTATAGAGTGGAAAAGTCGCGCTCCCGTCAATTTGGAGGCACTGGATTAGGATTATCGATCGTGAAGAAATTGGTAGAACTGCAAGAAGGAAAAATACAAGTTACCAGTAAAATGGGGGAAGGGACTCGATTTAAAATCCGGTTTGTCCTGCAATCAGAGTTTGGGGAGGGGAGTACATGA
- a CDS encoding response regulator transcription factor, giving the protein MSKLLKLHVLIVDDEWNMRNLLRIFLMKEGFQVKEAATGLEALSMVKKNSFDIILLDLMMPDMDGWQVCKVIRETETVPILMLTARTETKDKIHGLGIGADDYLTKPFDSEELLARMYSLIRRSTITQTSQPKQWVLEFSQITIFPDAREIRIQDEVVDFTQKEFDLLAVLAQNTQRAFSREELVEKLWGYDYEGEVRVVDTHIKNIREKLQKAGMTYNPIQTVWGVGYKFYVSGEQE; this is encoded by the coding sequence ATGTCGAAATTGTTGAAACTTCATGTGTTAATTGTCGATGATGAGTGGAATATGAGGAACCTGCTCCGGATTTTTCTGATGAAGGAAGGATTCCAGGTTAAGGAAGCGGCTACAGGGCTAGAGGCCTTATCCATGGTCAAGAAGAATTCCTTTGATATTATTTTACTTGATCTCATGATGCCTGATATGGATGGCTGGCAAGTATGCAAGGTGATCAGAGAAACCGAAACGGTTCCAATATTAATGCTAACGGCACGTACTGAAACTAAGGATAAGATTCATGGTTTAGGGATCGGCGCGGACGATTATTTAACAAAGCCCTTTGATTCTGAAGAGCTCCTGGCCCGCATGTATTCGTTAATTCGTAGGTCAACGATTACACAGACATCGCAGCCTAAGCAATGGGTACTAGAATTCTCGCAAATCACCATTTTCCCGGATGCGCGTGAGATTCGTATTCAAGATGAAGTGGTTGATTTTACCCAGAAGGAGTTTGATCTACTCGCTGTATTGGCCCAAAATACGCAGCGCGCCTTCAGCAGGGAGGAGCTCGTTGAAAAGTTATGGGGCTATGATTACGAAGGTGAGGTCCGGGTGGTGGATACCCATATCAAGAATATACGTGAAAAACTTCAGAAGGCAGGAATGACTTACAATCCTATTCAAACGGTGTGGGGAGTAGGCTATAAGTTTTACGTTTCCGGAGAACAGGAATGA
- a CDS encoding cell wall-binding repeat-containing protein, which yields MMKKGLVVVSLTLVLSAVLAGCQIGNKAAEPKAEDTNSSSVTVPWVGTKNTTRINTSDPVEAAVLVSRTLWTAVSESNRPASVVLTDVSNWQIAAVSTDLIHHPSNGPVLFFDKDKVPEATLEELKRLNPMGAEGNDNIQIVIVGPVTASVEEQLKGLDMKIDKIEGEEPAAVAQAIDTYYAKVAGELPQAVVVGSMDSPEYTLPAVNWIAHMPEPLLYVTKDEIPAPTVDALNKRGGNAVIYLIGPESAVSSNVEKELKSYGKVTRISGNDPYANSIAFAQFKDKGTQFGWGITTPGHNLSFLTQDSTMLAIAAAPFSHLGKHAPLIFTNKDNMPDSVMEYTAALQPKFQDSPSEGPYNHAWITGDSSTISNVAQSEIDDMLEISPASGGNPHAGH from the coding sequence ATGATGAAAAAAGGTTTAGTAGTTGTTAGTTTGACCTTAGTTTTAAGTGCAGTTCTGGCCGGCTGCCAAATCGGAAATAAAGCGGCTGAACCAAAGGCTGAAGACACCAATAGTTCATCCGTTACTGTTCCTTGGGTGGGCACTAAAAATACAACACGGATTAATACGTCCGATCCGGTGGAGGCGGCTGTTCTGGTCTCTCGCACACTCTGGACAGCGGTATCCGAAAGTAACAGACCGGCAAGCGTTGTGTTAACGGATGTAAGCAACTGGCAGATTGCTGCGGTGAGCACCGATCTGATTCACCATCCGAGCAATGGCCCGGTCCTTTTCTTCGATAAGGATAAAGTCCCTGAAGCGACGCTTGAGGAATTAAAACGGTTGAACCCGATGGGTGCAGAAGGCAATGATAATATTCAAATCGTGATTGTTGGTCCTGTCACTGCAAGTGTTGAAGAACAGTTAAAAGGTCTGGATATGAAGATTGACAAGATTGAAGGAGAAGAGCCGGCCGCAGTAGCCCAAGCGATTGATACGTATTATGCCAAAGTTGCGGGTGAGCTGCCACAGGCCGTCGTGGTTGGATCTATGGACAGCCCGGAATATACGCTGCCTGCAGTAAACTGGATTGCGCATATGCCTGAACCTCTGCTTTACGTAACAAAGGACGAAATTCCTGCACCAACCGTGGATGCGTTAAATAAACGCGGAGGTAATGCGGTTATTTATCTCATTGGACCAGAATCCGCTGTTTCCAGTAACGTGGAAAAGGAACTGAAATCCTATGGGAAGGTAACACGTATTTCTGGTAATGATCCATATGCTAACTCGATTGCCTTTGCTCAGTTTAAAGACAAGGGTACTCAGTTTGGCTGGGGAATCACAACACCTGGACATAACTTGTCGTTCTTAACTCAGGATTCTACCATGCTTGCCATTGCTGCCGCTCCATTCTCTCACTTGGGTAAACATGCTCCGTTAATTTTCACTAATAAAGACAATATGCCGGATTCCGTCATGGAATATACAGCGGCTCTTCAACCGAAGTTCCAGGATTCGCCATCAGAGGGACCGTATAATCATGCTTGGATCACAGGCGACAGCTCGACCATTTCAAACGTCGCACAAAGTGAAATCGATGATATGCTGGAAATTTCGCCTGCTTCCGGTGGCAATCCGCACGCTGGCCATTAA
- a CDS encoding helix-turn-helix domain-containing protein has product MNKKYEVRLEPKERERIEQLLHAETTSPGIRRRCLVLLLSDENQGAIPKQTEIASRSGVSNATVFYTVRDYCTHGLEQTLCYRRRAEPARPSPITGEVEARIIALACSEPPKGYARWTIRLLTRRVIELNILESVGRETIRTTLKKRNLSLT; this is encoded by the coding sequence ATGAACAAAAAATACGAGGTTCGGCTTGAGCCGAAAGAACGTGAAAGAATTGAACAACTTCTTCATGCCGAAACGACATCTCCCGGCATTCGCCGCCGCTGTCTCGTGCTGCTTCTTTCGGATGAAAATCAAGGTGCTATTCCCAAGCAGACTGAAATTGCCAGTCGTTCAGGAGTCAGTAATGCAACCGTTTTTTACACCGTTAGAGACTACTGTACCCACGGACTGGAGCAAACGCTCTGTTACCGCCGCCGTGCTGAACCGGCACGCCCTTCACCGATCACCGGTGAGGTGGAAGCCCGAATTATTGCATTAGCCTGCTCTGAGCCTCCAAAAGGGTATGCGCGCTGGACGATTCGTTTGCTAACGCGCCGAGTCATTGAGCTGAATATTTTAGAATCGGTCGGACGAGAAACCATTCGGACGACTTTAAAAAAACGAAACTTAAGCCTCACCTGA
- a CDS encoding IS630 family transposase, whose protein sequence is MPAKSSSEFVARMEDVLETYALPYDPEIPLICMDEQPIQLLDHSRPPQPMKPGQVLREDYEYVRKGSCSLFLFTEPLAGWRHVQASERRTKSDWALQIQELLEVHYPEAKRVRLVMDNLNTHTISSLYETFPPEQALALAKRLEIHYTPKHGSWLNIAEIELSVMTIQCLNRRITSIEELQGEVSAWETERNRIQKSVDWQFTTEQARGKLKHLYPEI, encoded by the coding sequence ATTCCCGCCAAATCGAGCAGTGAATTCGTCGCTCGGATGGAAGACGTCTTAGAGACCTATGCCCTGCCTTATGACCCTGAAATCCCGCTCATTTGTATGGATGAACAGCCGATCCAGCTGCTCGATCATTCGCGCCCACCGCAACCTATGAAGCCAGGACAGGTTCTGCGAGAAGACTACGAGTATGTTCGCAAAGGCAGCTGCAGCCTGTTTCTGTTCACGGAGCCGCTCGCCGGGTGGCGTCACGTGCAGGCTTCGGAAAGACGCACAAAATCCGATTGGGCTCTGCAGATCCAAGAACTGCTGGAGGTCCACTACCCAGAGGCGAAACGGGTTCGGCTCGTGATGGATAACTTGAATACCCATACGATCTCGTCCTTGTATGAAACCTTTCCGCCTGAACAGGCGTTGGCTTTGGCAAAACGGCTAGAGATCCATTATACCCCTAAGCATGGAAGTTGGTTAAACATTGCTGAGATAGAACTCAGTGTAATGACGATCCAATGCCTGAACCGCCGAATCACCTCTATTGAAGAATTGCAGGGCGAGGTGTCCGCTTGGGAAACCGAACGCAACCGAATTCAGAAATCTGTCGATTGGCAATTTACCACGGAGCAGGCACGAGGCAAGTTAAAGCATTTGTATCCTGAAATTTGA
- a CDS encoding IS3 family transposase, which translates to MKKSGLSSSYFHSSVELQDYVHWFNYHRIHGTLRYLTPVQARKAPS; encoded by the coding sequence ATTAAAAAATCCGGATTAAGTTCCTCATATTTCCATTCATCTGTCGAACTTCAGGACTATGTTCATTGGTTTAATTATCACCGAATCCACGGTACATTGAGGTATCTTACTCCTGTACAAGCCAGAAAAGCGCCCTCATAA